In one Nostoc sp. KVJ3 genomic region, the following are encoded:
- a CDS encoding glycosyltransferase, which yields MASVSINDNSSNFSGNSRSLLKKRTLLFRYLAEINVIFGIWYLQWRINNSINFDALWISIPLLIAEIYSYFGGVMFVIGLWRPLVRQVKSLDQMIPPLARSDWPTVDVFVTCYNEPPEIVEETAKAALKLDYPPTKLRVYVLDDGNSANMRAMTERLCIEDLQSPQLQQEANRIDAEHSYLLERLKQLESLTPNTQAAEQWLQTSSSEPVANELTTKFVQSLQKFILWLPPTDQSISHRLTTEHKALEEAIRKKELELVELSRFRYIARPKTPGVAHHAKAGNINYAIFSGETAGNFIVTLDADHIPKPNFLKRVVPYFYIYNLSTGKYEQNQIAFVQTRQDFYNIPPGDPFGHRANLFYGPLQQGKDGMNAAFYTGTNAILRREALVSVGLQNFADEFAKDEKRLDEFDLVGGVSSNSITEDMNTAMRLHSAGWKSIYHNELLAEGLAPDDLSSTLKQRLRWAQGTIQVLVRENPLTKSGLTFWQRLQYFKTMYSYFSGFATVVFISCPIIYFFTDIVPVKTYGSDFAIHFFPAFIINRLTFLAATWGIPAREVWRSEQYAIALFPLLIQAVWSVFTGQKLNFQVTPKQRQSGIYLRLVWPQLVVFILTILGILWSLYRFAIGHLNNPWVHLLNSAWAIYNLLLLSAIIRASVWQPPKEV from the coding sequence ATGGCTTCAGTTTCTATTAATGATAATTCTTCAAACTTTTCTGGTAACAGTCGCTCATTACTCAAAAAAAGAACACTGTTATTTCGCTACCTGGCAGAAATAAATGTAATTTTTGGGATCTGGTATTTGCAATGGCGTATTAACAATTCCATCAATTTTGATGCACTGTGGATTTCTATTCCTTTGCTGATAGCAGAAATTTATAGCTATTTCGGCGGTGTGATGTTTGTGATTGGGTTATGGCGACCTTTAGTCCGACAAGTTAAGTCTCTAGACCAGATGATCCCACCTTTAGCGAGATCCGATTGGCCAACAGTAGATGTATTTGTAACTTGCTACAACGAGCCTCCAGAAATTGTCGAAGAAACTGCCAAAGCTGCTCTGAAACTGGATTATCCGCCGACAAAGTTACGCGTTTATGTCCTAGATGATGGTAACTCGGCTAATATGCGGGCTATGACAGAAAGATTGTGTATTGAAGATTTGCAATCACCACAACTACAACAAGAAGCAAATCGGATTGATGCAGAACACTCTTATTTGTTGGAACGCCTGAAGCAACTGGAAAGTCTCACACCTAATACTCAAGCCGCAGAACAATGGTTGCAAACATCATCATCAGAACCAGTGGCTAACGAGTTGACTACCAAATTTGTACAAAGTCTACAAAAGTTTATTCTTTGGCTACCTCCGACCGATCAAAGTATTAGCCATCGCCTCACTACCGAACACAAAGCCTTAGAAGAAGCTATTCGCAAGAAAGAATTAGAACTGGTGGAACTCTCCCGATTTCGTTACATTGCTCGTCCCAAAACACCTGGCGTAGCCCATCATGCTAAAGCAGGAAACATCAATTATGCAATTTTTTCGGGAGAAACGGCAGGAAATTTTATTGTTACTTTAGATGCCGACCACATTCCCAAGCCAAATTTTCTCAAGCGAGTTGTGCCTTATTTCTATATCTATAATCTTTCAACAGGAAAATACGAACAGAATCAAATTGCTTTTGTACAGACTCGCCAGGATTTTTACAATATTCCCCCAGGCGATCCTTTTGGACATCGAGCAAATTTATTTTATGGGCCACTTCAACAAGGTAAAGATGGCATGAATGCTGCGTTTTATACGGGCACAAATGCGATATTGAGACGTGAGGCATTAGTGAGTGTCGGACTGCAAAATTTTGCTGATGAATTTGCCAAAGATGAAAAACGTTTAGATGAATTTGATTTAGTTGGTGGAGTATCAAGTAATAGCATTACAGAAGATATGAACACAGCTATGCGTCTGCACAGTGCTGGCTGGAAATCTATTTATCACAATGAACTTTTGGCAGAAGGTTTAGCACCAGATGACTTAAGTTCTACTCTGAAACAGCGACTACGTTGGGCACAAGGAACTATCCAAGTGCTAGTTAGGGAAAATCCACTGACAAAATCAGGGTTAACATTTTGGCAGAGGTTGCAATATTTTAAGACGATGTATAGTTATTTCTCTGGTTTTGCAACTGTGGTGTTTATTTCTTGTCCAATTATCTATTTTTTTACGGACATTGTTCCAGTTAAAACCTACGGGTCTGACTTTGCTATCCACTTTTTCCCAGCTTTTATTATCAACCGTCTCACGTTCTTAGCGGCTACCTGGGGCATTCCTGCTAGAGAAGTTTGGCGTTCTGAACAATATGCGATCGCTTTATTCCCGTTGCTGATCCAAGCCGTATGGAGTGTGTTTACAGGACAAAAACTCAATTTTCAAGTTACACCTAAGCAAAGGCAATCTGGTATTTATCTCCGGCTAGTTTGGCCACAGCTAGTTGTCTTTATCCTTACTATTTTGGGGATATTATGGAGCCTTTACCGCTTTGCAATTGGTCATTTAAATAATCCTTGGGTTCACCTACTCAATAGTGCGTGGGCTATCTATAACTTGTTACTTTTGTCGGCTATCATCCGTGCATCTGTTTGGCAACCTCCGAAAGAAGTCTAA
- a CDS encoding DUF3131 domain-containing protein, whose translation MIYKPPQQKLLRWIALFLIGTFLQFLFYIPTPVLSENSNSCSNITAPLTPEEQTYARGAWQYFVKNYQPATGFTNSTGGYPSGTLWDMGNYLMALNAARWLNITDQKDFDTRLNKFLTTLSSLKLFEDTLPNKVYNAANGQMVDYGNNPVERGLGWSALDVGRILAAFDVIRTCHPQYNDWLKGIVAKWQVARSLKDGQLFGATVLPDNKTLLVQEGRLGYEEYGARGYGLWGFAAPKAIALEPFKLVEINGVQIPVDSRDFQSTNANNYVVSESYILDGIEFGLQGELADFAARVLDVQKRRYDTTGQLTAVTEDNIDQAPYFLYNTVYANGANWATITDTNQPYPQFRSISTKAAFGWHYLFPDNAYAQKVFDVVKDLRSPDDSGYYAGIYEESKQPNKALTGNTNGLILEILYYKAKGNHPLIASGSASVSTGKPSENTSPATPSNQANSPIKTPATTPSNQANSPVTPPTATPTDTPKIVEVAVAPIPPVDSPESSSNLKLNRSLTVIERRYAEAAWRYFQANYHSKNGLIDDRSDFKGATLWGLGDYLAALHAARSLDIITPKEFDQHTRHLLAALTKLPLFSLELPGRGYDTRSLQSIDYGGNPAPEGNGWSALDLGRMLAALYNLKSCHPEYTAAVDKIVLDWSYLRVVRDGILSSAIVTKEQEGRSQIRVNPETRLGYEEYAARAFQLWGFNVEHSAVGGEYQTALVEGVKVPIQRRRTDTNSKVNQYTVSNPFLLYALEFGLDPQMRSLFEPIFQAQAERYRRTSTLTASATTLIDRKPYTVHSTITGKGEPWVALGDDGQTVAKGRLVSTAVAFAYHALLPEDKYSQELLQGTTDLYNPLAGFYEGFYEATGKTAVGFTSSTNSMILQSLLYKVINQQPLIRPTANMKSPWWQEVAQGNSGRGLPKTATQQTKLISDSSGSYWVSGSN comes from the coding sequence ATGATATACAAACCCCCTCAACAAAAGCTGTTGAGATGGATTGCATTGTTCCTAATTGGAACATTTCTGCAATTTTTGTTTTACATCCCGACACCAGTCTTATCTGAAAATTCCAATAGCTGTAGCAATATTACAGCCCCTCTGACCCCTGAAGAACAAACTTACGCTCGCGGTGCTTGGCAGTATTTTGTCAAAAACTATCAGCCAGCAACAGGATTTACCAATTCTACTGGGGGTTATCCTTCAGGTACACTCTGGGATATGGGTAATTACCTGATGGCGTTGAATGCTGCACGCTGGTTGAATATTACTGACCAAAAAGATTTTGATACTCGTCTCAACAAATTTTTAACGACTCTCAGTAGCTTGAAGTTATTTGAGGATACTTTGCCCAATAAAGTCTACAACGCAGCTAACGGACAAATGGTTGATTATGGCAACAATCCCGTTGAACGGGGTCTTGGTTGGTCTGCTTTGGATGTTGGGCGAATCCTGGCGGCCTTTGATGTCATCCGTACCTGTCATCCGCAATATAATGATTGGCTTAAAGGAATTGTCGCAAAGTGGCAAGTGGCGCGATCGCTCAAAGATGGACAACTTTTTGGCGCTACTGTTCTCCCAGATAACAAAACGTTACTGGTGCAAGAAGGACGACTCGGCTACGAAGAATACGGCGCTAGAGGTTATGGACTTTGGGGTTTTGCAGCACCCAAGGCTATTGCTTTAGAACCATTTAAGTTAGTCGAAATTAATGGTGTGCAAATTCCCGTTGATAGCCGTGACTTTCAAAGCACCAACGCTAATAATTACGTTGTTAGTGAGTCTTATATCCTTGATGGGATTGAGTTTGGTTTACAAGGTGAATTAGCTGATTTTGCTGCTAGGGTTTTAGATGTCCAAAAACGGCGTTATGATACCACAGGGCAGTTAACTGCTGTTACAGAAGATAATATCGATCAAGCGCCTTATTTTCTCTACAACACCGTCTACGCCAACGGTGCAAACTGGGCAACAATCACCGATACCAATCAACCTTATCCCCAGTTTCGCAGCATCAGTACCAAAGCGGCTTTTGGCTGGCACTATCTGTTTCCAGATAATGCTTATGCCCAAAAAGTTTTTGATGTTGTCAAGGATCTCCGCAGTCCTGATGATAGTGGTTATTATGCTGGGATCTATGAAGAATCAAAACAACCCAATAAAGCTTTGACAGGTAATACTAATGGGCTGATTTTGGAGATTTTATACTACAAAGCTAAGGGAAATCACCCTTTAATTGCTTCTGGTTCTGCGAGTGTGTCTACTGGTAAGCCCAGTGAAAATACTTCTCCTGCAACACCCTCCAATCAAGCAAATTCTCCTATTAAAACTCCGGCTACAACACCCTCCAATCAAGCGAATTCTCCTGTTACGCCTCCCACTGCAACCCCTACAGATACTCCGAAAATTGTAGAAGTAGCCGTTGCACCTATTCCACCGGTGGATAGTCCCGAATCGTCATCTAACCTGAAACTAAATCGATCGCTGACGGTGATTGAACGGCGTTATGCAGAGGCGGCTTGGCGATACTTTCAAGCGAATTATCATTCCAAGAATGGGCTAATTGACGATCGCAGTGATTTCAAAGGTGCAACTCTCTGGGGCTTAGGAGATTATCTCGCAGCCCTCCATGCAGCGCGATCGCTCGATATAATTACCCCCAAGGAATTTGACCAACACACCCGCCATCTGTTAGCAGCCTTGACAAAGTTACCGCTGTTTAGTTTAGAATTGCCCGGTCGAGGTTATGATACGCGATCGCTCCAATCAATAGATTATGGCGGCAATCCAGCCCCAGAAGGTAACGGCTGGTCAGCTTTAGATTTAGGGAGAATGCTGGCAGCGCTTTACAATTTAAAAAGTTGTCATCCAGAATACACGGCTGCGGTAGATAAAATTGTCCTAGATTGGTCATACTTGCGCGTGGTGCGCGATGGTATTCTCTCCAGTGCGATCGTTACCAAAGAGCAAGAGGGGCGATCGCAGATCCGTGTCAACCCTGAAACCCGTCTGGGATATGAAGAATATGCAGCCCGTGCTTTTCAATTATGGGGATTTAATGTTGAACATTCTGCTGTTGGCGGTGAATATCAAACTGCCTTAGTAGAGGGAGTAAAAGTACCAATTCAACGCCGCCGTACAGATACCAACTCCAAAGTTAACCAATACACAGTTAGCAATCCTTTCTTACTCTATGCGCTGGAGTTTGGATTAGATCCACAAATGCGATCGCTTTTTGAACCAATCTTTCAGGCGCAAGCTGAACGTTACCGTCGCACCAGCACCCTCACAGCCTCAGCTACCACCTTGATCGATCGTAAGCCTTACACTGTCCACAGCACAATTACTGGAAAAGGCGAGCCTTGGGTAGCTTTGGGGGATGACGGACAAACTGTAGCAAAGGGGCGATTGGTAAGTACAGCAGTTGCTTTTGCCTATCATGCCCTGCTTCCAGAAGACAAGTATAGTCAAGAGTTACTGCAAGGAACAACTGACTTATACAATCCCTTAGCCGGATTTTATGAGGGCTTCTATGAAGCCACAGGTAAAACAGCAGTTGGTTTCACCAGCAGCACCAACAGTATGATTTTGCAATCCTTACTCTACAAGGTGATAAATCAACAACCCCTAATTCGTCCGACCGCTAACATGAAATCTCCTTGGTGGCAAGAAGTTGCTCAGGGAAATTCTGGGCGAGGTCTACCCAAAACTGCTACACAACAAACCAAGTTAATTTCTGATAGTTCTGGAAGTTACTGGGTTTCAGGTAGTAACTGA
- a CDS encoding DUF3124 domain-containing protein → MKPYSHIYLAIAVIILASCQSTNIQPKSQPDATQPTPVPKIVTLDKNFKIASGQTVYVPVYSHIYHYNRQEVFELAVTLSIRNTDLTNPIVITSVRYYNSEGKLVKQYLERPIQLDALASTAFFVNRNDTSGGLGANFIVEWVAQTEISEPVVEAVMIGTDFQQGISFVSPGKVIKNQNNDRRSPLK, encoded by the coding sequence ATGAAACCGTATTCACATATTTATTTAGCGATCGCTGTTATTATTCTTGCATCTTGTCAATCAACCAATATCCAACCCAAGTCACAACCCGATGCCACTCAACCAACCCCAGTTCCAAAAATAGTGACGCTGGATAAGAATTTTAAGATAGCAAGCGGCCAAACTGTTTATGTTCCTGTTTATTCACATATCTATCATTACAATCGACAAGAGGTTTTCGAGTTAGCAGTTACGCTCAGTATTCGGAATACAGATTTGACTAATCCGATTGTCATTACTTCTGTACGCTACTACAACTCAGAGGGGAAATTAGTTAAACAGTATTTGGAGCGTCCTATTCAACTTGATGCACTAGCTTCTACAGCTTTTTTTGTGAATAGAAATGACACCAGTGGAGGCTTAGGGGCAAATTTTATTGTCGAGTGGGTAGCTCAAACAGAAATATCTGAACCTGTAGTGGAAGCAGTTATGATTGGTACTGACTTTCAGCAAGGAATTTCTTTTGTTAGTCCTGGTAAAGTAATTAAAAATCAAAATAACGATCGGCGATCGCCTTTAAAATAG
- a CDS encoding potassium channel family protein, with protein sequence MYVLIGGAGLVGLSLAQKLVELGHTVAVIDIDPIACRYAREQVGAMAFEGSAVSTEVLLEAGIRKAGSLAAALRSDALNLAMVTLAKHYGVPHLVSRMRHPDFTEPLRIAGANHIISTVELAVSTMVNAIEYPQVESMMHFEQGQIEVLKLAIPNNCYVAGRSVAEIAQDSRFPSGSLIIGYQPHPHEDLMIPNGSTILEPYSTVLIVTKPGSLHQVIDFIEQRC encoded by the coding sequence ATGTATGTACTAATAGGTGGAGCGGGCTTAGTGGGCTTAAGTTTAGCCCAAAAACTGGTAGAACTAGGACATACTGTTGCCGTAATTGATATTGATCCTATCGCTTGCCGCTACGCCCGCGAACAAGTCGGGGCAATGGCCTTTGAAGGAAGTGCTGTAAGTACAGAAGTATTACTAGAAGCCGGGATTCGCAAAGCTGGCTCCTTGGCAGCGGCTCTGAGAAGTGATGCTTTAAACTTGGCAATGGTAACTCTTGCAAAACATTATGGTGTTCCCCACCTTGTTAGTCGGATGCGCCACCCAGATTTCACCGAACCGCTGCGGATAGCTGGAGCCAACCATATCATCAGTACTGTGGAACTAGCAGTTTCAACAATGGTGAATGCCATTGAGTATCCCCAAGTAGAATCGATGATGCATTTTGAGCAAGGGCAAATTGAAGTTCTGAAACTTGCCATTCCAAACAATTGCTATGTTGCTGGTCGTAGTGTTGCCGAAATCGCTCAAGATTCCCGATTTCCTAGTGGTTCGCTAATTATTGGTTATCAACCCCATCCTCACGAAGATTTGATGATTCCTAACGGTAGTACAATACTGGAACCCTATTCAACTGTGCTAATTGTGACTAAACCAGGATCTTTACACCAAGTCATTGATTTTATTGAACAAAGATGTTGA
- a CDS encoding MFS transporter: MELKNHWLAVNKVALPRLLQWVNLRPEESERTQIMFLFYTTVCVGLRWAEDSTVALFLDEYGTHLLPWMYIASAAMSAGLVFLYSWLQKIFPLRRVIVAIAPCMLMPLLLLVILRWGSHISYLAVISAFLLRLWVDALYVVNDLNTSIVANQIFNIREIKRTYPLVSSGLLVADVISGFSLPWLVQYTTLNKIIFIACIVILLGSGILFYLTNRYRAAFPETPQRLIPEEQASRERFIKSPLKRYVWKLFAFVGLLQVIGLLIDFQYLRELQSNLGDRELASFLGLFGGMLGLCELLLQWFISSRLIERMGVFFTATLLPITVGFALPGILVVLHLIPAIQSQSFFWGLIMVKFCDELLRYTFVMSSGPILYQPIPEAIRSRMQTLSGGTAEAIATGLTGALIFATILFCGYFVPVPLQKWVLVAETMLIAGTCLKVVWELRSRYVELLVLSVARGHLSATNVGLRFFKQGVVKALEEKGSEADKRSCIELLAQIDIQGAAEVLAPLLVKLTPDLQRQSMEVMLIAGANPAYLSAIRPLLEQPQDTNPEVFALALRYVWLAEPNPNLSILEEYLNPRQNSLIRATAAALVLRQGTPIQKVAATKTMRRMLTHKQERERVNGVRALREAVYLQALRIHIPNLLQDESLRVRCAVLEMIAATHLEEYYSALIAALYYKSTRTTAMSALVRLENESIEMLLRLATNIYKPEVVRMYAWRTIAQIGTQEALETLWQNLEISWGTTRDHILRSLLKIHKQPGIRGLVDRFYESRVENLIEQELKFLGEIYAAYIDLKTLEEKENHQSSERIFIVSELLQRALLELELDVKERLLLLLRLLYSPEKMQAAAFNLRSLSVVNLARGLEILEHTVTLSSKSLLLNILDNRPQSEKLQHLVEAKIVEYESMIVSDRLHRLLMLGNFLSDWCLACCFHFAQVTRTRLTSSEILVSLRHPTGFVREAAIAYLNMVSRRVLQQILPQLQKDSHPLVSAQVKELLKKYHFK; the protein is encoded by the coding sequence ATGGAACTGAAAAATCACTGGTTGGCTGTAAATAAAGTTGCTCTACCACGACTACTACAGTGGGTTAATCTCCGGCCAGAGGAGAGTGAACGAACCCAGATAATGTTTCTTTTTTACACAACTGTATGTGTAGGATTACGATGGGCAGAGGACAGTACGGTAGCGCTGTTTTTGGATGAATATGGGACTCATCTATTGCCGTGGATGTATATTGCCAGTGCCGCAATGAGTGCAGGACTGGTTTTTTTATACTCTTGGCTGCAAAAGATTTTTCCCTTACGTCGGGTGATTGTGGCGATCGCACCTTGTATGTTGATGCCATTACTTTTATTAGTTATATTACGTTGGGGATCGCATATTTCCTACCTGGCAGTTATTTCGGCCTTTCTGCTCCGGTTATGGGTAGATGCCCTTTATGTGGTCAATGACCTCAACACCTCCATCGTCGCTAACCAAATATTTAATATTCGGGAGATTAAGCGCACTTACCCACTAGTGAGTAGTGGTCTTTTGGTAGCAGATGTAATTAGTGGTTTTAGTTTGCCTTGGCTAGTACAATACACCACCCTAAATAAGATCATCTTTATCGCCTGTATAGTGATTTTATTAGGATCGGGGATTTTATTTTATTTAACTAATCGCTATCGAGCAGCTTTTCCTGAAACCCCACAAAGACTAATTCCTGAAGAACAAGCTTCACGAGAGCGTTTCATTAAAAGTCCCCTGAAGCGCTATGTTTGGAAATTATTTGCCTTTGTCGGTCTATTACAAGTCATTGGGTTGTTAATAGATTTTCAATATCTGCGCGAACTCCAATCCAATTTAGGCGACCGAGAACTTGCCAGTTTTTTGGGTCTTTTTGGTGGAATGTTGGGACTATGTGAGTTGTTATTGCAGTGGTTTATTTCCAGCCGACTGATTGAACGGATGGGGGTATTTTTCACAGCCACACTTTTACCAATCACTGTAGGCTTTGCCTTACCAGGAATACTGGTAGTTTTGCATTTAATACCAGCCATCCAATCCCAAAGCTTTTTTTGGGGTTTGATAATGGTCAAATTTTGCGACGAACTTCTGCGCTACACCTTTGTGATGAGTAGCGGCCCCATCCTGTACCAACCGATTCCAGAGGCAATTCGCAGCCGGATGCAGACTTTATCTGGTGGAACCGCCGAAGCGATCGCTACAGGTTTGACAGGAGCATTAATTTTTGCAACCATATTGTTTTGTGGGTACTTTGTACCCGTACCCCTGCAAAAGTGGGTGTTAGTAGCAGAAACAATGCTCATCGCTGGCACTTGTTTAAAAGTAGTTTGGGAATTGCGATCGCGCTACGTTGAACTGTTAGTCTTGAGTGTGGCACGGGGTCACTTGAGTGCAACCAATGTCGGCTTACGATTCTTCAAGCAAGGCGTAGTTAAAGCTTTGGAAGAAAAAGGTAGCGAGGCAGACAAACGCTCTTGTATTGAACTTTTAGCCCAAATTGACATTCAAGGAGCCGCGGAAGTTTTAGCGCCTCTGTTAGTCAAGTTAACCCCAGATTTGCAACGCCAAAGCATGGAAGTCATGCTAATAGCAGGTGCAAATCCTGCTTATCTATCCGCCATCCGTCCCTTGTTAGAACAACCTCAAGATACTAACCCTGAAGTTTTCGCCTTGGCGCTACGCTACGTTTGGCTAGCTGAACCAAATCCTAATTTAAGCATCCTAGAAGAATACCTCAACCCCCGGCAAAACTCACTCATTCGCGCCACCGCCGCCGCTTTAGTCTTACGTCAGGGAACGCCCATCCAAAAGGTAGCAGCTACCAAAACCATGCGCCGAATGTTGACTCATAAGCAAGAACGGGAACGGGTAAATGGAGTTAGAGCGCTCAGAGAAGCTGTTTATTTGCAAGCATTGCGGATTCACATCCCCAATTTATTACAAGATGAGTCGTTACGGGTGCGCTGTGCTGTATTAGAAATGATTGCAGCAACCCATTTAGAAGAGTACTATTCGGCACTGATAGCAGCACTTTATTACAAATCAACCCGGACTACAGCCATGTCAGCCCTAGTACGACTAGAGAATGAATCCATAGAAATGCTGTTGCGGTTAGCTACCAATATTTACAAACCAGAAGTAGTGCGGATGTATGCTTGGCGGACTATTGCTCAAATTGGTACTCAAGAGGCATTAGAAACTTTATGGCAAAACTTGGAAATATCTTGGGGGACTACGAGGGATCACATACTACGCAGTCTACTAAAAATACATAAGCAACCAGGAATTAGAGGTTTGGTCGATCGCTTTTATGAAAGTCGGGTAGAAAATTTAATTGAGCAGGAATTAAAGTTTTTAGGCGAAATTTACGCCGCATATATAGATTTAAAAACATTAGAGGAAAAAGAAAATCATCAATCAAGTGAGAGGATTTTTATTGTCTCTGAGTTATTGCAACGCGCCCTTTTAGAATTGGAATTGGATGTCAAAGAGCGGCTGCTACTGTTATTGAGACTGCTTTACTCACCAGAAAAGATGCAAGCCGCAGCATTTAATCTGCGATCGCTCTCAGTGGTAAACTTAGCGCGGGGGTTAGAAATCCTAGAGCATACCGTAACTTTGTCTTCAAAGTCTCTGTTGCTGAATATTTTAGATAACCGACCGCAGTCAGAAAAATTGCAACATCTTGTAGAAGCCAAGATCGTAGAATATGAAAGTATGATAGTTAGCGATCGCCTCCACAGATTGCTGATGTTGGGTAACTTCCTTTCTGACTGGTGTCTAGCTTGCTGTTTTCATTTTGCCCAAGTGACTCGCACCAGACTTACCAGTTCTGAGATTTTAGTGAGTTTACGTCATCCAACCGGCTTTGTTAGAGAAGCTGCGATCGCATATCTCAATATGGTTTCACGTCGCGTTCTCCAGCAAATCTTACCCCAGTTACAAAAAGATTCACATCCTTTGGTGTCCGCTCAAGTTAAAGAGTTGCTCAAAAAATACCATTTTAAATAA
- the infC gene encoding translation initiation factor IF-3, giving the protein MPVIEKKRTRDLPQINERIRFPKIRVIDTDGAQLGIMPPHEAQQLAEEKELDLVLISDKADPPVCRIMDYGKYKFEQEKKAREARKKQHTADVKEVKMRYKIEEHDYNVRVKQAERFLKDGDKVKATVMFRGREIQHSDLAEDLLKRMATDLEPFGELQQAPKKEGRNMMMLISPKK; this is encoded by the coding sequence ATGCCTGTGATTGAGAAGAAAAGAACTCGCGATCTGCCCCAAATTAACGAACGAATTCGCTTCCCGAAAATTCGGGTCATTGATACTGACGGTGCCCAACTGGGAATTATGCCCCCACACGAAGCACAACAGCTAGCAGAAGAAAAAGAGTTAGATTTGGTGCTTATAAGTGACAAAGCTGACCCGCCAGTTTGTCGAATTATGGACTACGGGAAATATAAGTTTGAGCAGGAGAAAAAGGCGCGGGAAGCCCGGAAAAAGCAGCATACGGCTGATGTCAAAGAAGTTAAGATGCGCTACAAAATAGAAGAACACGACTACAATGTGCGTGTTAAGCAAGCAGAGCGCTTTTTGAAAGATGGTGATAAAGTCAAGGCGACTGTCATGTTCCGGGGTCGAGAAATTCAACACAGCGACCTAGCAGAAGATTTGCTCAAGCGAATGGCAACGGATTTGGAGCCATTTGGCGAGCTTCAACAAGCACCTAAAAAAGAAGGGCGAAACATGATGATGCTCATCTCACCTAAAAAATAA
- a CDS encoding PAP/fibrillin family protein — protein MNNQLLIKEKLQSKLEKIQAKGDGSPVTDLTLDKTLVEEIEQLTTELESVNPNLNPLINATYLLEGAWQLQYSTAREIRSLVSLPLGLKLGEVYQVIDVANKLFFNLAKVKHFLGLVSGYVKVTASFEPAKEDLEPLTNKRLNVYFDKRYLSIEKIVGINTPQLNPFKIVPANNPTSRTATLDITYLDETLRIGRGGDGSLFILSKSLDLPEFTSSM, from the coding sequence TTGAACAATCAACTTTTAATTAAAGAAAAATTACAATCCAAGCTTGAGAAGATTCAAGCTAAGGGCGATGGCTCTCCCGTTACCGACTTGACACTAGACAAAACCTTAGTCGAGGAAATTGAACAATTGACGACGGAGCTAGAGAGCGTCAATCCTAATCTTAACCCTCTGATAAACGCGACTTATTTACTAGAGGGAGCTTGGCAATTACAATACTCCACTGCTAGAGAAATCCGCTCTTTAGTTTCTCTGCCATTGGGATTGAAGCTGGGTGAAGTTTATCAAGTGATTGATGTTGCAAATAAATTGTTTTTTAATCTAGCTAAGGTTAAACATTTTCTGGGTTTAGTATCTGGATATGTTAAAGTGACAGCTAGCTTTGAGCCAGCCAAAGAAGATTTAGAACCTCTGACGAACAAACGCCTCAACGTTTATTTTGACAAACGCTACCTATCGATTGAGAAGATTGTTGGCATTAATACCCCCCAACTCAACCCATTTAAGATTGTCCCAGCTAATAATCCTACTAGTAGAACTGCCACACTAGATATTACTTACTTAGATGAAACCTTAAGAATTGGGCGTGGAGGAGATGGGAGTTTATTCATTCTTAGTAAATCATTAGATTTACCTGAATTTACCTCATCAATGTGA
- a CDS encoding MOSC domain-containing protein, which produces MNEYASLNNASFHQGKSKFCDGRTENIKFKGRLWDRQVLIVMDEDILNLSIQPGDLRENIVVTGIGFDNFIPGSLLTFESGAAIRLTFHCEPCKRIAHLVESLKSIQGKRGILGVVDFSNILLDYKGYLINCVKQQQNKLETEGVKVLSEADLFKNLIKNFIDIKDYL; this is translated from the coding sequence ATGAATGAATATGCTTCTCTCAATAACGCATCTTTTCACCAAGGTAAAAGTAAGTTCTGCGATGGTAGAACTGAAAACATTAAATTTAAAGGTAGGTTATGGGATAGACAAGTTTTAATTGTTATGGATGAAGATATTTTAAACTTATCAATTCAACCAGGAGACTTGCGAGAAAATATTGTGGTTACAGGTATAGGATTTGATAATTTTATTCCTGGCTCTCTGCTAACTTTTGAAAGTGGTGCGGCAATTCGTCTAACTTTTCACTGCGAACCATGCAAGCGAATAGCCCACTTAGTCGAATCATTAAAGAGCATCCAAGGTAAGAGAGGAATTTTAGGCGTAGTGGACTTTTCAAACATCCTCTTAGACTATAAAGGGTATTTGATAAATTGTGTTAAGCAACAACAAAATAAGTTAGAAACGGAAGGAGTAAAAGTTTTATCTGAGGCAGATTTATTTAAAAATTTAATCAAAAACTTTATAGATATTAAAGATTATTTATGA